Proteins encoded by one window of Candidatus Methylomirabilis sp.:
- a CDS encoding radical SAM/SPASM domain-containing protein: MQAQVKPRINLENRTPLQEVIPLSTPFVLFIDPDSTCNFRCKFCPTGDRDLIKSTGRWQGRLDFELYKKVIDDLSEFDRPLKVLRLYKEGEPLLHTRFADMVRYAKASGHVQYIDTTTNGYLLTPDRVAPILDAGIDRINISVDGMSSEQYWEFTRTRVDFDQFVENIRWLYAHKGHCEICVKIPGDFLSAEERQRFFDTFGDIADRMFIENVAPCWPNFDVEERAGVQITRGIYGNTVQEVAVCPYIFYSMAVNTDGTVSLCFLDWARELSIGDVRMRSLKDIWNGELMHQHRVAHLQGRRKDDPTCAACGQLSHCLPDNIDAHVDTILKRVTAQDSSECGSWKTTSYLQR, encoded by the coding sequence ATGCAAGCGCAGGTGAAACCAAGGATCAACCTGGAAAATCGAACCCCGCTGCAGGAGGTCATTCCCCTTTCTACCCCGTTCGTGTTGTTCATCGATCCGGACAGTACCTGTAATTTCCGATGTAAATTCTGCCCCACCGGAGACCGGGACCTGATCAAATCTACGGGACGTTGGCAGGGTCGGCTGGATTTCGAACTGTACAAGAAGGTCATCGACGATCTGAGCGAATTCGACAGGCCGCTCAAGGTGCTCCGTTTGTATAAGGAAGGCGAGCCCCTATTGCATACACGTTTCGCTGATATGGTGCGCTACGCCAAGGCAAGCGGCCACGTACAGTACATCGACACCACCACCAATGGCTACCTGCTCACACCGGACAGGGTGGCTCCAATCCTGGATGCGGGAATTGATCGCATCAACATCTCAGTGGACGGTATGTCGAGCGAACAATACTGGGAGTTCACCAGGACCCGGGTCGATTTCGACCAATTCGTCGAGAATATCCGATGGCTTTACGCGCACAAGGGTCACTGCGAGATCTGTGTGAAAATTCCGGGTGACTTCCTGTCTGCAGAGGAGCGGCAGCGGTTCTTCGATACCTTTGGCGACATTGCGGACCGGATGTTCATCGAAAATGTCGCCCCCTGCTGGCCGAACTTCGATGTGGAGGAACGCGCCGGGGTTCAGATTACCAGAGGCATCTACGGCAATACGGTGCAGGAAGTTGCGGTCTGTCCCTATATCTTTTATTCCATGGCGGTAAACACGGATGGCACCGTAAGCCTTTGTTTCCTGGACTGGGCACGCGAACTCAGCATCGGCGATGTCCGTATGCGATCACTGAAAGACATCTGGAACGGCGAACTCATGCACCAGCACCGGGTTGCCCACCTGCAAGGTCGTCGCAAAGACGATCCTACGTGTGCCGCCTGCGGCCAGTTGAGTCATTGTCTCCCGGACAATATTGATGCACACGTGGACACCATTTTGAAGAGAGTCACTGCGCAGGATTCATCAGAGTGCGGTTCATGGAAAACGACGAGTTACTTACAGAGATAG
- a CDS encoding radical SAM protein yields MDELYQEYERLMCEGRASEHMLDAVLHELANKPIYIYGALGRTATLLMLRLNELAISIKGGFDRRSSSTVTNGLHFAVKPSEQVSELSEEDVLVLAAGSAELFRSMQFEVNKFSAGIGPKIIDGRKLTYVLQNLHCANLAREEKHENLMTCIGYHTKPFKCEYFMRLTERLASKEIPQDIKTDGSTFNSVGYLIGEWCNLKCAQCCEAVPYLDSKEMVSIDEIVADLKKLTASITFLHRLDIVGGEPFAHRNIAAIIKEIRKLPGIGYIAVFTNGTIMPSDELCAALASERVIVTNSDYSQSLNDAQKKKIKDTIEKLKRHGVQVVQIADRYWFDLIQFQRNTVNDQELEKNYRDCFLESCRRLYRGTLFHCAVQANGVKLGRIPKTNVVELHTACAEEIRRQLDVFESERFIESCRYCALPIGAKEVQAALQLKDGKIRTRQKQLDASTV; encoded by the coding sequence ATGGATGAACTTTATCAAGAATACGAAAGGTTAATGTGCGAAGGTCGCGCCAGCGAACACATGCTGGATGCAGTTCTTCACGAATTGGCTAATAAACCGATTTATATCTACGGAGCGCTCGGGAGAACCGCCACACTTCTGATGTTACGGCTGAATGAGCTCGCCATTTCTATCAAGGGAGGGTTCGATAGGAGGAGCAGTAGCACCGTGACTAACGGGCTTCATTTCGCAGTAAAGCCGTCCGAGCAGGTATCCGAACTGTCCGAAGAAGATGTATTGGTTCTTGCGGCCGGTTCAGCGGAGTTATTTCGGTCGATGCAATTCGAGGTCAATAAGTTCTCAGCGGGAATAGGGCCTAAGATCATCGATGGAAGAAAATTGACGTATGTCCTGCAAAACTTGCACTGCGCGAATCTGGCACGGGAAGAGAAGCATGAAAATCTCATGACATGCATTGGGTATCATACAAAACCATTTAAATGCGAGTACTTCATGCGATTAACGGAACGGCTCGCCTCCAAAGAGATTCCTCAAGACATCAAGACCGATGGCTCCACATTCAACAGTGTCGGATATCTTATCGGCGAGTGGTGCAATCTCAAATGTGCCCAATGTTGCGAAGCGGTGCCGTATTTGGACAGCAAAGAAATGGTCTCGATCGATGAGATTGTTGCAGACCTGAAAAAACTAACGGCCTCCATCACGTTCTTACATAGATTGGATATCGTTGGCGGAGAGCCGTTTGCGCATAGGAATATCGCTGCGATCATTAAGGAAATCAGGAAACTGCCGGGCATCGGATATATCGCGGTGTTTACCAACGGAACTATCATGCCGTCCGACGAGTTGTGCGCAGCGTTGGCGTCTGAGCGGGTCATTGTCACGAATTCTGACTATAGTCAGAGTTTAAATGATGCACAGAAGAAGAAGATTAAAGACACAATTGAAAAGCTGAAGCGGCACGGCGTCCAAGTAGTGCAAATCGCCGATCGATATTGGTTTGACCTGATTCAATTTCAGCGCAATACAGTGAATGACCAGGAACTCGAAAAGAATTACAGGGATTGTTTTCTGGAAAGCTGTCGAAGACTGTACCGGGGAACGTTGTTTCACTGCGCTGTGCAGGCGAATGGGGTGAAGCTAGGCCGAATTCCGAAGACGAATGTGGTCGAGCTGCATACGGCGTGCGCGGAAGAGATCCGACGGCAACTGGATGTCTTTGAAAGCGAGAGGTTTATCGAATCGTGTCGCTATTGTGCCTTGCCCATTGGAGCGAAAGAGGTGCAGGCGGCGTTACAATTGAAGGACGGTAAAATACGGACACGTCAGAAGCAACTCGATGCAAGTACGGTGTGA
- a CDS encoding glycosyltransferase family 4 protein — MSLLHITAHLGGGVGKVLASLVAESQRRQSGIRHTVACLEAPEKFQFAEQVQAHGGHLLLCPTNQELAGQIRQADIVQLEWWHHPVVAGWMCADELPPMRLVVWSHVSGLHPPEIPPAFVAAPHRFLFTSPCSWEHPRLAALEPKVRQRVGVVYSSGGFHDLPIPSARHHNGSLRVGYVGTLNFAKLHPRLMDFLAAVRLPSFRLALVGDPTTGTELLTNAASTGIKDLELRGYRADVAKELAGFDVLAYLLNPLHYGTTENALLEAMAMGVVPIVLNNPAERHLVTHLETGIVVDGPAAFADALDWLAANPDERARLSANAARTARARFAVERTADGLMTHYQAVLKEEKRSYDLRPVFGCEPADWFRACQGAEAWRFSDSGASKRPTGFVPSFLYERTKSSVFHYRATYPSDVRLAYWAQRLTSAQ; from the coding sequence GTGTCGCTCCTACATATTACCGCGCATCTTGGCGGCGGTGTCGGCAAGGTGCTGGCATCCCTGGTGGCCGAATCCCAGCGTCGGCAGAGCGGCATTCGGCACACAGTGGCCTGTCTGGAAGCTCCGGAAAAATTTCAGTTTGCCGAACAGGTACAGGCACACGGAGGACACCTGCTGCTCTGCCCGACCAACCAGGAACTGGCAGGACAGATCCGCCAGGCCGATATCGTACAACTGGAATGGTGGCACCACCCGGTAGTTGCGGGTTGGATGTGCGCTGATGAGCTACCCCCGATGCGACTGGTCGTATGGAGTCATGTTTCTGGACTACATCCCCCCGAAATACCTCCCGCCTTTGTGGCGGCTCCGCATCGGTTTCTTTTTACCTCTCCCTGTTCCTGGGAACATCCACGCCTGGCAGCTCTTGAGCCAAAAGTGAGGCAACGGGTGGGTGTGGTGTATAGCTCCGGTGGTTTCCACGACTTACCAATACCATCTGCCCGCCATCATAACGGCTCGTTACGGGTGGGCTATGTCGGTACTCTCAACTTCGCCAAGTTGCATCCACGCTTGATGGATTTCTTAGCGGCCGTCCGTTTGCCGAGCTTTCGCCTGGCCCTAGTGGGTGACCCTACCACTGGGACAGAGCTATTGACGAACGCGGCATCCACCGGGATCAAAGATCTAGAACTCCGTGGCTATCGGGCTGATGTCGCGAAAGAACTAGCGGGTTTTGATGTGCTGGCGTATCTGCTCAATCCCCTGCACTACGGGACCACCGAGAATGCACTGCTGGAGGCCATGGCTATGGGTGTGGTGCCCATTGTCTTGAATAACCCGGCGGAGCGTCATTTGGTCACCCACCTGGAAACCGGTATCGTGGTGGATGGGCCTGCAGCCTTTGCCGATGCACTGGACTGGCTGGCCGCTAATCCGGATGAACGCGCCAGGCTCTCAGCAAACGCCGCTCGCACGGCACGTGCACGCTTTGCCGTGGAGCGTACGGCCGACGGTTTGATGACCCATTACCAGGCCGTTCTCAAGGAAGAAAAGCGATCGTACGATCTCCGGCCGGTCTTCGGCTGCGAGCCGGCCGACTGGTTTCGCGCGTGTCAGGGCGCTGAGGCCTGGCGCTTCTCCGACAGTGGCGCATCGAAGCGGCCGACCGGCTTCGTTCCCTCTTTTCTTTATGAACGAACCAAAAGTTCGGTATTCCATTACCGCGCGACCTATCCATCGGATGTCCGCCTGGCATACTGGGCGCAACGACTGACATCGGCACAATGA
- a CDS encoding FkbM family methyltransferase, translated as MNIRALPNTAEAIRLLSELATRRSEISPRPVDRPLVLYGAGKLGHLAADLFRRLGIPVAYALDRSPTAGGRLPGDIPIRRLDAVRQADRDSHMVAVCIVNAPYKPIRADLSAMGWRHIFPVYDLLETYTDYLPMGNGWFAGRLNGEDMSRTSAVLSGWSDDWSRAAHLQFMAWRLHREEWSFQNAPVRIDDRYFIEPVRPVMNENEYFLDAGAYHGDIADRWLNIMGGRFRAILAVEADRENIVHLRAWVASLPVEMSRRIQVQDCALAAESGIRSFSHGMDLASRIVNQADGNVRTCRLDDLNFPVTYGKIHLEGGELDALRGGLNILQRQRPMLAVTVYHNQDGLWRTPTFLMDTLQDYRFLMRLHAWCGTGAVLYAIPKERCCAA; from the coding sequence ATGAATATCCGTGCGTTGCCGAATACGGCCGAGGCAATCCGACTTCTGTCGGAGTTGGCAACGCGCCGTAGCGAGATCAGCCCTCGCCCAGTGGATCGGCCTCTGGTACTGTACGGTGCCGGTAAGCTTGGACACTTGGCGGCCGATCTGTTTCGTCGACTCGGTATCCCCGTGGCCTATGCTCTGGACCGGTCTCCGACGGCCGGTGGTCGACTCCCAGGCGATATCCCGATCAGGAGACTCGATGCAGTCAGACAGGCCGACCGAGACAGCCACATGGTAGCCGTATGTATTGTCAATGCTCCCTATAAGCCGATCCGAGCCGATCTTTCGGCCATGGGGTGGCGGCATATTTTTCCTGTATACGATCTCCTGGAGACCTATACCGATTACCTGCCAATGGGCAACGGTTGGTTCGCTGGTCGGCTTAACGGGGAAGATATGAGCCGAACAAGCGCCGTGCTATCGGGTTGGAGCGACGACTGGTCCCGAGCGGCCCACCTCCAGTTTATGGCGTGGCGCTTGCATCGGGAGGAATGGTCTTTCCAGAACGCTCCCGTGCGTATTGACGACCGATATTTCATAGAGCCGGTCCGACCGGTCATGAATGAGAACGAATACTTTCTCGATGCAGGCGCCTATCACGGCGACATCGCAGATCGTTGGCTCAATATCATGGGGGGCCGGTTTCGCGCGATCCTTGCGGTAGAAGCTGACCGGGAGAATATTGTGCACTTGAGAGCTTGGGTAGCTTCACTTCCTGTCGAAATGAGCAGACGTATTCAGGTGCAGGATTGCGCATTGGCGGCTGAAAGCGGCATCCGATCATTCAGTCACGGGATGGACCTGGCTTCACGAATTGTGAATCAGGCTGATGGCAACGTACGAACCTGTCGATTGGATGATCTCAACTTCCCCGTCACGTACGGAAAAATCCATCTGGAAGGAGGGGAGTTGGATGCGCTACGAGGCGGCCTGAATATCCTGCAACGCCAGCGCCCCATGCTGGCCGTTACCGTATATCACAATCAGGATGGGCTGTGGCGTACACCGACCTTCCTGATGGACACGCTACAGGATTATCGCTTTCTCATGCGCTTACATGCGTGGTGTGGGACTGGGGCCGTTCTCTATGCGATTCCAAAGGAAAGGTGTTGCGCAGCATGA